The following proteins come from a genomic window of Mycobacterium sp. DL:
- a CDS encoding GntR family transcriptional regulator — protein sequence MTRSTRLAPMIGPDAASASSAVRSPKTAELVAGTLRRMVVDGTLKDGDFLPNEAELMAHFSVSRPTLREAVRVLESERLVEVRRGSRTGARVRVPGPEIVARPAGLLLELSGTTIADLLTAKSGIEPMAARLLAESGPAEAFDELEQMLEVLISDGWQSSRLAETTGAFHLRVVQLSGNATLGMVAGMLHEITVRHTAFVFKERRPVSKADYDKLMRSYRKLMQYLRAGDAPGAEAHWRKHLDTSRELLLTGLESVPIRDVMG from the coding sequence GTGACGCGTAGCACCCGGTTGGCGCCGATGATCGGGCCGGACGCCGCCAGTGCCAGTTCGGCGGTCCGGTCCCCGAAGACCGCCGAACTCGTGGCCGGAACGCTGCGCCGCATGGTTGTCGACGGCACGCTCAAAGACGGCGACTTCCTGCCCAACGAGGCCGAGTTGATGGCCCATTTCAGCGTGAGCCGCCCGACGCTGCGCGAAGCCGTCCGGGTGCTGGAGTCCGAGCGCCTCGTCGAGGTGCGCCGCGGTTCCCGGACCGGCGCGCGGGTGCGGGTTCCCGGGCCGGAGATCGTCGCGCGACCCGCGGGGCTGTTGCTCGAGTTGTCCGGGACCACGATCGCCGACCTGCTGACCGCGAAGTCCGGCATCGAGCCGATGGCCGCGCGCCTGCTCGCCGAATCCGGGCCCGCCGAGGCATTCGACGAACTCGAGCAGATGCTCGAAGTGCTCATCTCCGACGGCTGGCAGTCGAGTCGTCTGGCCGAGACCACAGGGGCTTTCCATCTGCGGGTGGTGCAGCTTTCCGGCAACGCGACGCTGGGAATGGTCGCCGGCATGCTCCACGAGATCACCGTCCGGCACACGGCGTTCGTGTTCAAGGAACGCCGTCCGGTGTCCAAAGCCGACTACGACAAGCTCATGCGGTCCTACCGCAAACTCATGCAGTATCTCCGCGCAGGGGACGCCCCGGGCGCGGAGGCACACTGGCGCAAGCACCTCGACACGTCGCGCGAACTGCTGTTGACGGGCCTGGAGAGCGTTCCGATCCGCGACGTGATGGGCTAG
- a CDS encoding DUF3556 domain-containing protein produces MGFLKQEAPVVDYAEWSKGTRAERIVPMARHWAEVGFGTPGVLHLFYVVKILLYVLVAWLIVLSTAGIDGFTNVGAWYHEPIVYQKVVLFTMLFEVVGLGCGFGPLNNRFFPPLGSILYWLRPKTIRLPPWPNRIPLTKGDSRTPFDVLVYAALLVALVIALFSDGTGPIPELGSEVGVLPVWQTATIVGLLAVAGLRDKVIFLAARGEVYGALAVCFLFSGADIIIAAKLVCLVIWMGAATSKLNKHFPFVISTMMSNNPVFRPRWIKRKFFEHFPDDLRPGRASRWLAHFSTAIEMLVPLVLFFSHGGWVTAIAAFVMICFHFGILSAIPMGVPLEWNVFMMFSVLALFVGNAGVGLGDLQSPWPLVLFAVVAGTVVVGNLFPRKVSFLPGMRYYAGNWDTSLWCIKPSAAAKIENGIVAIASMPAAQMEKFYGSKETAEMYQYMGYAFRSFNTHGRAMFTLAHHVMAGHDESDFVLTDGERICSTAIGWNFGDGHMHNEQLIAALQKRCGFEPGEVRVMLLDAQPIHQQRQQYRLVDAATGEFERGYVQVADMVTRQPWDDTVPVTVTWRKDSADAP; encoded by the coding sequence ATGGGTTTTCTCAAGCAGGAAGCGCCCGTCGTCGACTACGCGGAGTGGAGCAAGGGGACTCGGGCCGAGCGGATCGTCCCGATGGCGCGGCACTGGGCCGAGGTCGGATTCGGCACGCCGGGTGTGCTGCACCTCTTCTACGTGGTGAAGATCCTGCTGTACGTGCTGGTGGCGTGGTTGATCGTGCTCAGTACCGCCGGCATAGACGGCTTCACCAACGTCGGAGCCTGGTACCACGAGCCGATCGTGTACCAGAAGGTCGTCCTCTTCACGATGTTGTTCGAGGTCGTCGGGCTGGGCTGCGGGTTCGGGCCGCTGAACAACCGGTTCTTCCCGCCACTGGGTTCGATCCTCTACTGGTTGCGGCCGAAGACCATCCGGCTGCCCCCATGGCCGAACCGCATCCCGCTGACCAAGGGCGATTCGCGCACACCGTTCGACGTGCTGGTCTACGCCGCCCTGCTTGTCGCTCTGGTGATCGCTCTCTTTTCTGATGGCACCGGCCCGATACCGGAGCTCGGCTCCGAGGTCGGTGTGTTGCCCGTCTGGCAGACGGCGACGATCGTCGGGCTGCTCGCCGTGGCCGGACTGCGCGACAAGGTGATCTTCCTGGCCGCACGCGGTGAGGTGTACGGCGCGTTGGCGGTGTGCTTCCTGTTCAGCGGTGCGGACATCATCATCGCCGCCAAGCTGGTCTGTCTGGTCATCTGGATGGGGGCGGCGACGTCGAAGCTGAACAAGCACTTCCCCTTTGTCATCTCGACGATGATGAGCAACAACCCGGTGTTCCGGCCGCGCTGGATCAAGCGCAAGTTCTTCGAGCACTTCCCCGATGACCTTCGCCCGGGGCGGGCGTCGCGGTGGCTCGCGCACTTCAGCACCGCGATCGAGATGTTGGTCCCGCTGGTGCTGTTCTTCAGCCACGGGGGCTGGGTGACTGCAATCGCCGCGTTCGTGATGATCTGCTTCCACTTCGGCATCCTGTCGGCGATCCCGATGGGGGTGCCGCTGGAGTGGAACGTGTTCATGATGTTCAGCGTGCTGGCGCTGTTCGTCGGCAATGCCGGCGTGGGTCTCGGCGACCTGCAGAGCCCGTGGCCGCTCGTGCTGTTCGCCGTCGTGGCGGGCACCGTGGTGGTCGGAAACCTGTTCCCGCGCAAAGTCTCCTTCCTGCCCGGCATGCGGTACTACGCGGGCAACTGGGACACCTCGCTGTGGTGCATCAAGCCGTCGGCGGCGGCCAAGATCGAGAACGGCATCGTCGCGATCGCCAGCATGCCCGCCGCGCAGATGGAGAAGTTCTACGGCAGCAAGGAAACCGCGGAGATGTACCAGTACATGGGGTACGCGTTCCGCTCGTTCAACACCCACGGCCGCGCCATGTTCACCCTCGCGCACCACGTGATGGCCGGGCACGACGAATCCGACTTCGTGCTGACCGACGGGGAGCGGATCTGCAGCACCGCGATCGGATGGAACTTCGGCGACGGGCACATGCACAACGAGCAGTTGATCGCCGCGCTGCAGAAACGGTGCGGGTTCGAGCCGGGCGAGGTGCGGGTGATGTTGCTCGACGCGCAGCCGATTCACCAGCAGCGTCAGCAGTACCGCCTGGTCGACGCCGCCACCGGTGAGTTCGAACGCGGTTACGTGCAGGTCGCCGACATGGTGACGCGGCAACCCTGGGACGACACGGTGCCGGTCACGGTGACGTGGCGCAAGGACAGCGCCGACGCGCCCTGA
- a CDS encoding acetyl-CoA hydrolase/transferase C-terminal domain-containing protein, whose translation MAEELTAEEAAARLRTADTLGIPLGPGQPPAFLRALGERDDWTGLRVFGALLAVGTDLFSKTGVHYLSGFYGPLERALRDAGADIEFMPADFRRFAPLIERQAPRVMTTVATPPDADGWCSLSLHAGGTIDEMHRAGADPDRVLVVEVSDAYPRTFGFGEQHRHALHVDEMDILVRSNDSPVSLPGPPPTDADAAIARHAVEFIRSGATLQTGIGSIPSQIATLLAEGAGGDYGLHSEMFTDGCMQLHRAGKITNAAKGQYDGVSVTTFAFGSADLYAWLDNNESVAFLPVEIVNSPDVIAANREMVSINGALAVDIQGQVVADTIAGDQFSGIGGAEDFVAGAGLDLSDRSLICLRSTFEKDGELHSRIVPWFGPGAVITTPRHHVDVVVTEYGAAELEGRTVQERGHALAAIAHPLFRDDLLAAAERAAKGRSPVV comes from the coding sequence ATGGCTGAGGAGCTCACCGCCGAGGAGGCCGCCGCGCGGCTCAGGACCGCCGACACGCTGGGGATACCGCTCGGGCCGGGTCAGCCCCCGGCGTTTCTGCGCGCCCTGGGCGAACGTGACGACTGGACCGGGCTGCGGGTGTTCGGTGCGCTGCTCGCGGTGGGCACCGACCTGTTCTCGAAAACCGGCGTGCACTACCTGTCGGGCTTCTACGGCCCGTTGGAGCGGGCGCTGCGTGATGCCGGCGCCGACATCGAGTTCATGCCCGCTGACTTCCGGCGGTTCGCGCCGCTCATCGAACGACAGGCGCCGCGGGTGATGACCACGGTCGCGACGCCGCCCGACGCCGACGGTTGGTGCTCGCTGTCACTGCACGCGGGCGGCACCATCGACGAGATGCACCGCGCGGGCGCCGATCCCGATCGGGTGCTCGTCGTCGAGGTCTCCGATGCCTACCCGCGCACGTTCGGGTTCGGCGAGCAGCACCGCCACGCGCTGCACGTCGACGAGATGGACATCCTGGTGCGCTCGAACGACAGCCCGGTGTCGCTCCCGGGGCCGCCGCCGACCGACGCCGACGCGGCCATCGCCCGGCACGCCGTCGAGTTCATCCGCTCCGGAGCGACCCTGCAGACCGGGATCGGTTCGATTCCGAGCCAGATCGCCACGCTGTTGGCAGAAGGTGCGGGTGGTGACTACGGCTTGCACAGCGAGATGTTCACCGACGGCTGCATGCAACTGCACCGGGCGGGCAAGATCACCAACGCCGCCAAAGGACAGTACGACGGCGTGAGTGTGACGACATTCGCGTTCGGTTCGGCGGATCTGTACGCGTGGCTGGACAACAACGAGTCCGTCGCGTTCCTGCCGGTGGAGATCGTCAACTCCCCGGACGTGATCGCCGCCAACCGCGAGATGGTCTCGATCAACGGCGCACTTGCGGTCGACATCCAGGGCCAGGTCGTCGCCGACACGATCGCGGGCGACCAGTTCAGCGGGATCGGCGGAGCCGAGGACTTCGTGGCCGGTGCGGGCCTCGATCTGTCGGACCGCTCGCTGATCTGCCTGCGCTCGACGTTCGAGAAGGACGGCGAACTGCATTCGCGGATCGTGCCGTGGTTCGGCCCCGGGGCGGTCATCACCACCCCGCGCCATCACGTCGACGTCGTCGTCACCGAGTACGGCGCCGCGGAACTGGAAGGCCGGACGGTGCAGGAGCGCGGGCACGCCCTCGCGGCGATCGCCCACCCGCTGTTCCGTGACGATCTGCTGGCTGCCGCCGAGCGCGCGGCGAAGGGACGCTCACCGGTCGTCTGA
- a CDS encoding crotonase/enoyl-CoA hydratase family protein: MVITINRPEARNAINSAVSIAVGDAMDQAQQDPDVWAVVITGAGDKSFCAGADLKALSKGENIGHPDRPKWGFAGYVRHFIDKPTIAAVNGTALGGGTELALASDLVVAGESAKFGLPEVKRGLIAAAGGVFRIVDQLPRKVALEMMFTGEPITSAEALRWGLINDVVPDGTELDAALALAERITVNAPLAVQASKRVAVGADDGVVAADEPGWSRTMREVATVFTTEDAREGPLAFAQKRPPVWKAK, from the coding sequence ATGGTCATCACGATCAACCGGCCCGAGGCGCGTAACGCCATCAACAGCGCGGTCAGCATCGCGGTGGGTGACGCGATGGATCAGGCGCAGCAGGACCCGGATGTCTGGGCCGTTGTCATCACCGGTGCAGGCGACAAATCCTTCTGTGCCGGTGCGGATCTCAAGGCACTGTCGAAGGGTGAGAACATCGGCCATCCCGACCGTCCGAAGTGGGGATTCGCCGGTTACGTCCGCCACTTCATCGACAAGCCGACGATCGCGGCGGTCAACGGCACCGCGCTGGGCGGCGGCACCGAGCTTGCACTGGCCAGCGACCTCGTCGTCGCCGGTGAGAGCGCGAAATTCGGCCTGCCCGAGGTGAAGCGCGGGCTGATCGCCGCCGCCGGCGGTGTCTTCCGGATCGTCGACCAACTCCCGCGCAAGGTCGCACTGGAGATGATGTTCACCGGCGAGCCGATCACCTCGGCCGAGGCGCTGCGATGGGGCCTGATCAACGACGTGGTGCCCGACGGGACCGAACTGGACGCCGCGCTGGCATTGGCCGAGCGGATCACGGTCAACGCGCCCTTGGCCGTTCAGGCCAGCAAGCGTGTCGCCGTCGGCGCCGACGACGGCGTGGTGGCCGCCGACGAGCCGGGGTGGTCGCGGACGATGCGCGAGGTCGCGACGGTGTTCACCACCGAAGATGCCAGGGAAGGGCCGCTGGCGTTCGCGCAGAAGAGACCGCCGGTATGGAAGGCGAAGTAA
- a CDS encoding thiolase family protein: MAEAVIVEAVRSPVGKRNGGLSGVHPGELSAQVLNGLVERAGVDPALVDDVIWGCVMQAGEQALDIARTAVLAAGWPESVPGVTVDRQCGSSQQSVHFAAAGVVAGHYDVVVAGGVESMSRVPMGSSLANGGHPYPEAFRSRYTQTPNQGIGAEMIADQWGLSRTDLDQFSLGSHEKAAAAQDSGAFDDQIVAIKDQDGNPVLKDEGIRRGGTIESIGKIKPAFKEDGVIHAGNSSQISDGSAALLFMSAEKAKSLGLKPLAKVHTAVLAGADPVIMLTAPIPATQKALQRSGLSLDEIGVFEVNEAFAPVPLAWLKDIGADEKKVNPNGGAIALGHPLGGSGARIMTTMLYHMRDKGIQYGLQTMCEGGGQANATILELL; this comes from the coding sequence ATGGCTGAAGCCGTGATCGTCGAGGCTGTCCGTTCACCGGTCGGAAAGCGCAATGGCGGCCTGTCGGGGGTGCATCCGGGCGAACTCTCCGCGCAGGTGCTCAACGGCCTGGTCGAGCGTGCGGGTGTCGATCCCGCCCTCGTCGACGACGTCATCTGGGGTTGCGTCATGCAGGCCGGGGAGCAGGCTCTCGACATCGCACGCACCGCGGTGCTCGCCGCGGGGTGGCCCGAATCCGTCCCCGGGGTGACCGTCGACCGCCAGTGCGGGTCCAGTCAGCAGTCGGTGCACTTTGCCGCCGCGGGTGTGGTCGCGGGTCATTACGACGTGGTGGTCGCCGGCGGCGTGGAATCCATGTCGCGCGTGCCCATGGGTTCGTCGCTGGCCAACGGCGGTCATCCCTACCCGGAAGCGTTCCGTAGCCGCTACACCCAGACGCCCAACCAGGGCATCGGCGCCGAGATGATCGCCGACCAGTGGGGACTCAGCCGCACCGACCTGGACCAGTTCTCGCTGGGATCACACGAAAAGGCCGCCGCAGCACAGGATTCCGGAGCTTTTGACGACCAGATCGTGGCGATCAAGGATCAGGACGGAAATCCGGTGCTCAAGGACGAGGGCATCCGTCGCGGCGGCACCATCGAGTCGATCGGCAAGATCAAGCCGGCATTCAAAGAAGACGGTGTGATCCACGCGGGCAACAGCTCGCAGATCTCGGACGGTTCGGCGGCACTGCTGTTCATGTCCGCCGAGAAAGCGAAGTCGTTGGGGCTCAAGCCGCTTGCCAAGGTGCACACCGCGGTGCTTGCGGGTGCGGACCCGGTGATCATGCTGACCGCGCCGATCCCGGCCACCCAGAAGGCGCTCCAGCGCTCCGGCCTCTCGCTCGACGAGATCGGCGTGTTCGAGGTCAACGAGGCCTTTGCGCCCGTCCCGTTGGCGTGGCTGAAGGACATCGGCGCCGACGAGAAGAAGGTCAACCCCAACGGCGGCGCCATCGCGTTGGGTCACCCGCTGGGTGGGTCCGGCGCGCGGATCATGACGACGATGCTGTACCACATGCGGGACAAGGGAATTCAGTACGGCCTGCAGACGATGTGTGAGGGTGGCGGCCAGGCCAACGCCACCATCCTGGAACTGCTGTGA
- a CDS encoding acyl-CoA dehydrogenase family protein, whose translation MKRLIYDAEHEAFRDTVRGYIESELVPNAEKWEADRMVDRSAYVAAGKHGLIGFNMPEEYGGGGTDDFRFNAVIDEEIAKAGVAGPALSLHNDVVAPYFKDLSNDEQKKRWLPGIVSGETIIAIAMTEPGAGSDLAGIRTSAVRDGDDWILNGSKTFISSGINSDLVVVVARTDPEAGHKGFSLLVVERDMDGFTRGRKLDKMGLHAQDTSELHFENVRVPSANVLGKEGRGFYHLMTNLPSERLSIAISAIAGARETWRQTVQYAKDRKAFGQSIGSFQHNRFLLAEMDTELDVTEQYVDRCLQGVVDGELTAVEAAKAKWWATETAKKVIDGCVQLHGGYGYMMEYRVARDYVDSRIQTIFGGTTEIMKEIIGRDLGL comes from the coding sequence ATGAAGCGATTGATCTACGACGCCGAACACGAGGCGTTCCGCGACACCGTTCGCGGATACATCGAGAGTGAGCTGGTTCCGAACGCCGAGAAGTGGGAAGCCGACCGCATGGTCGACCGGTCCGCTTACGTGGCCGCCGGCAAGCACGGGCTCATCGGCTTCAACATGCCCGAGGAGTACGGGGGCGGTGGCACCGATGATTTCCGGTTCAACGCTGTCATCGACGAGGAGATCGCCAAGGCCGGTGTCGCCGGACCCGCGCTGAGCCTGCACAACGACGTCGTCGCACCGTATTTCAAGGACCTGTCCAACGACGAGCAGAAGAAACGCTGGTTGCCCGGCATCGTCAGCGGCGAGACGATCATCGCGATCGCGATGACCGAACCCGGCGCCGGCAGTGACCTGGCAGGCATCCGCACCTCGGCGGTGCGCGACGGAGACGACTGGATCCTCAACGGGTCCAAGACGTTCATCTCGTCGGGGATCAACTCCGATCTCGTCGTCGTCGTCGCCCGCACCGATCCCGAGGCCGGCCACAAGGGCTTCTCGCTGCTGGTGGTCGAGCGTGACATGGACGGTTTCACCCGTGGCCGCAAGCTCGACAAGATGGGCCTGCACGCCCAGGACACCTCGGAACTGCATTTCGAGAACGTCCGGGTGCCGTCGGCCAACGTGCTCGGCAAAGAGGGCCGTGGCTTTTACCACCTGATGACGAACCTGCCCTCGGAGCGGCTGTCGATCGCCATCTCGGCGATCGCCGGTGCCCGCGAAACCTGGCGGCAGACAGTGCAATACGCCAAGGATCGCAAGGCCTTCGGACAGTCGATCGGCAGCTTCCAGCACAACCGGTTCCTGCTCGCCGAGATGGACACCGAACTCGACGTGACCGAGCAGTACGTCGACCGGTGTCTGCAGGGTGTCGTCGACGGTGAACTGACCGCTGTCGAAGCGGCCAAGGCGAAGTGGTGGGCCACCGAGACCGCCAAGAAGGTGATCGACGGTTGTGTGCAACTGCACGGCGGCTACGGCTACATGATGGAGTACCGGGTGGCCCGCGACTACGTGGACTCCCGAATCCAGACGATCTTCGGTGGCACCACCGAGATCATGAAGGAGATCATCGGCCGCGACCTCGGCCTCTGA